In one Sphingobacterium daejeonense genomic region, the following are encoded:
- a CDS encoding IPT/TIG domain-containing protein: MQIEIINVEPSKLQLKIPYNLGKHGDRVNLIIGKFQNQNDINTSSLVSINLLGKIEFDLDRPIYYGEGLKIRSYGIDYFSNFFVVVGNNRLELGYDNPNIITLKGIKNNGQKLRLGYFNGKDTIFSNKKLELIPPVSSEITFKQTLPHPGYFFTINKSVLTKYYGEDPYIIKIGDSTAAYSYYSYEPDAGYYLPSLKLGNYDVQIVSDLYPPIKLNNQIEIKPIAEKIINQKPYYYGDIIEMSGNFIDGHEYIAKVSDYELMHVKATNGKLKFTLPHGKFGKNLLTIGLYQEPAGYKFPNPGIPIEINKSVVESVSPSIVYQGDVVTLKGKGFKNLFSVRIYYAGNDCKLLSISETEIKFMAPSVSRKGKFPIELEFLDNETITTTQLLEIK; this comes from the coding sequence ATGCAGATTGAAATTATTAATGTTGAACCTAGTAAATTACAACTCAAAATACCCTATAATCTAGGAAAACACGGCGATAGAGTTAACCTAATTATTGGCAAATTTCAAAACCAAAATGACATAAATACTTCATCTTTAGTAAGTATCAATTTATTGGGAAAGATTGAATTTGATTTAGATAGACCTATATATTATGGAGAAGGTTTAAAGATTAGATCTTATGGAATTGATTATTTCAGCAATTTCTTTGTGGTAGTTGGCAATAATAGATTGGAATTGGGCTACGACAATCCCAACATAATAACATTAAAAGGCATTAAAAACAACGGACAAAAATTGAGGTTAGGTTATTTTAATGGAAAGGATACTATTTTCTCAAATAAAAAATTGGAGTTAATTCCACCTGTGAGTTCAGAAATCACATTTAAACAAACTCTACCACACCCAGGATATTTCTTTACAATAAATAAGTCTGTACTAACTAAATATTATGGCGAAGACCCTTATATCATTAAAATTGGTGACAGTACAGCTGCTTATTCTTATTACAGTTATGAACCTGACGCTGGATATTATCTTCCAAGCTTAAAATTAGGAAATTATGATGTGCAAATTGTATCAGATTTATACCCACCAATAAAACTAAACAACCAAATTGAAATAAAACCTATTGCTGAAAAAATCATAAATCAAAAACCATATTATTATGGAGACATCATAGAGATGTCGGGAAATTTTATTGACGGACATGAATACATAGCCAAAGTATCTGATTATGAATTAATGCATGTAAAAGCAACAAATGGAAAGTTAAAATTCACTTTACCGCATGGAAAATTTGGAAAAAACCTCCTAACAATAGGCCTATACCAAGAACCAGCAGGATATAAATTTCCCAATCCAGGAATACCTATTGAAATAAACAAGTCTGTAGTAGAAAGCGTCTCTCCTTCCATTGTTTATCAAGGTGATGTAGTAACGCTCAAAGGAAAAGGATTTAAAAATCTATTTTCCGTTAGAATTTATTATGCAGGAAATGATTGTAAACTACTCTCTATCTCTGAAACTGAAATTAAATTCATGGCACCTAGCGTTTCAAGGAAAGGGAAATTCCCAATAGAATTGGAATTTTTAGATAATGAAACCATAACCACAACTCAACTTTTGGAAATCAAATAA
- a CDS encoding RNA polymerase sigma factor, which yields MDEAQLENMSEKNAKSFAEVVKTYGGQLLRFVKARVQKTADAEDILQEVWYQFSRVTNIDDLGNAGAWLYSVTRNKITDSYRKKKNESLDELTEAGNEDSFPIAHLLVADEADHPELKMFKDIFWDELMKALNELPEKQRKVFILNEIEEMTLQEIANMENENIKTIISRKSYAVKHLRLKLRGLYDELKY from the coding sequence ATGGACGAGGCACAGCTAGAAAATATGTCGGAAAAAAATGCCAAATCATTCGCAGAGGTTGTAAAGACCTATGGTGGACAGTTGCTGCGCTTTGTGAAAGCGAGAGTACAAAAAACTGCCGATGCAGAGGATATTCTCCAGGAGGTTTGGTATCAATTTTCGCGAGTTACCAATATTGATGACTTAGGCAATGCAGGTGCATGGTTATACTCCGTCACTCGAAATAAAATCACTGATAGTTATAGAAAAAAGAAAAATGAATCTCTCGATGAGCTTACAGAAGCTGGAAATGAGGACTCCTTCCCTATCGCGCACCTATTGGTAGCCGATGAAGCTGACCATCCTGAACTCAAAATGTTTAAGGATATTTTTTGGGACGAATTGATGAAGGCTCTAAATGAACTTCCTGAAAAACAAAGGAAGGTCTTCATACTCAATGAAATTGAGGAAATGACTTTGCAAGAAATTGCAAATATGGAAAATGAAAACATTAAAACTATCATTAGCAGAAAAAGCTACGCCGTAAAGCACTTACGGCTCAAGCTTAGAGGCTTATATGATGAATTAAAATATTAA
- a CDS encoding Hsp20/alpha crystallin family protein: MFKRENYNQSSREYAHSCRGNFKRKFERFFSEGSPFGNGNSANIPVNIAENDEFYQVQVYAAGREKDQFQVNITDNILTIKGKETEPEPGIKYIYIKNSN; this comes from the coding sequence ATGTTTAAAAGAGAAAACTATAACCAAAGTTCAAGAGAATATGCACACTCATGCAGAGGAAATTTTAAAAGAAAATTTGAACGCTTTTTCAGCGAAGGAAGCCCATTTGGAAATGGAAACTCAGCCAATATTCCTGTTAACATAGCTGAAAATGATGAATTTTATCAAGTACAAGTATATGCTGCAGGTAGAGAAAAAGATCAATTTCAGGTAAATATTACGGATAATATATTAACAATAAAGGGGAAAGAAACGGAACCAGAACCCGGCATCAAATATATATATATCAAGAACAGCAATTAG
- a CDS encoding Hsp20 family protein, whose protein sequence is MYQEQQLGAFERAFHLQDEIIIENVHASFEDGVLTVILQKDPSKIKYPQEVPVS, encoded by the coding sequence ATATATCAAGAACAGCAATTAGGTGCTTTTGAAAGAGCTTTCCATTTGCAAGATGAAATAATAATTGAAAATGTTCATGCCAGTTTTGAAGATGGTGTATTGACCGTTATTCTTCAAAAAGATCCATCAAAAATAAAATACCCACAGGAAGTACCTGTGTCTTAA
- a CDS encoding 5' nucleotidase, NT5C type: MNHFNVFIVSAAMEFPWSLVEKYEWLGEHFPFITWHQIVFCGNKGIIKS, from the coding sequence ATGAATCATTTTAACGTATTTATAGTTTCTGCTGCGATGGAATTTCCATGGAGCTTAGTTGAGAAATATGAATGGCTTGGCGAACATTTCCCTTTTATTACTTGGCATCAAATCGTTTTTTGCGGTAATAAAGGAATTATAAAAAGCTGA
- a CDS encoding 5' nucleotidase, NT5C type: protein MDGVLANNMAHYLDYHFKETGIRILEEEIQGKPEERCFEDPDAVYRYLKMPDFFRTLPMNPDAQEVVKKLNESF, encoded by the coding sequence ATGGATGGCGTCTTAGCTAATAACATGGCTCATTACTTGGATTATCATTTTAAAGAAACAGGTATTCGAATCTTGGAGGAAGAAATTCAAGGGAAGCCGGAGGAAAGATGTTTTGAGGATCCAGACGCAGTTTATCGATATCTTAAAATGCCAGATTTCTTTCGAACACTACCGATGAACCCAGATGCTCAAGAAGTGGTTAAAAAGTTGAATGAATCATTTTAA
- a CDS encoding phosphatase PAP2 family protein has protein sequence MALAFICFFMWYRKLALAIATTYIGSGIICSLLKRTFQAYRPGFHLQDDPSFHALSWMPMAHHNAFPSGHTTSAFALAATIAVFSKNKTLGIIALFFACLTAYSRVYLGQHYWDDVWFGCMLGFGFASFYALIVHYYSINKFVIIQFPTNFKI, from the coding sequence TTGGCATTAGCTTTTATCTGTTTTTTCATGTGGTACAGAAAGTTGGCCCTTGCCATTGCAACTACATATATTGGATCAGGAATTATTTGTTCTTTGTTAAAAAGAACATTCCAAGCCTACAGACCAGGCTTTCATTTGCAAGATGACCCTTCCTTTCACGCGCTATCTTGGATGCCAATGGCACACCATAATGCATTTCCTTCTGGACATACTACCTCAGCATTCGCATTGGCAGCTACAATCGCAGTCTTTTCTAAAAACAAAACCTTAGGAATCATAGCACTTTTCTTTGCCTGTTTGACTGCATATTCTAGAGTGTATTTAGGGCAACATTATTGGGATGATGTATGGTTCGGCTGTATGCTCGGATTCGGATTTGCAAGCTTTTATGCGTTGATCGTACATTATTATTCCATTAATAAATTCGTAATTATTCAATTTCCTACAAATTTTAAAATATAA
- a CDS encoding GtrA family protein produces MCCRGLAGMVIDFIITWFLKEKIDIEKFVANTIGFIIAVCNNYILNRIWTFNSKNPNVIEQFYHFATVSIIGLLLNTVFLYILHEKFNMKFYSSKFLAILMTFGWNFLANLLYTFGNV; encoded by the coding sequence ATTTGCTGCCGTGGGCTTGCTGGAATGGTAATTGACTTTATTATAACATGGTTTTTAAAAGAAAAAATTGATATCGAGAAATTCGTAGCAAACACGATCGGGTTTATTATAGCGGTATGCAATAATTACATATTAAACCGGATTTGGACATTCAATAGTAAGAACCCAAATGTTATTGAACAGTTTTACCATTTTGCGACAGTTAGTATTATTGGTTTGCTCCTGAATACAGTATTCCTTTATATCCTGCACGAAAAATTTAATATGAAATTTTATTCCAGTAAATTTCTGGCTATACTTATGACTTTTGGTTGGAATTTCTTAGCAAACCTTTTGTATACTTTCGGTAATGTCTAG
- a CDS encoding ArnT family glycosyltransferase has protein sequence MSSEYKIKLRWLIIIATLIRCIFAFNIELGNDEVYYFTYAVQLDWNHFDHPPLIGLLIRFFTLNLNWVNEFSMRLGAIFLAAINTWLIAKIAGYLLNERTGLIAAILYTASLYSSIISGLFILPDSIANTFWLAALGSMIVVVKSEDRILKDNHLILLGLWVGLGCLSKVHSIFLWFGFLSYILIFQREILKNKELYLGLILTAVCFLPILFWNEEYDYITWKFHSQRVGILESGIRWDFFAQTAFGQIFYNNPFLIYLYIIVFISLVKNRFKIFDVPTKIIWLLLFCSLPIILVTSSLSFFRQTLPHWSGAGFFAMMLIAACWIDRKLDHDNIIRIRRLLNFQLSFVLIIMVLAFATIKWYPGNLFVKANINEIGKGDVTLDMTGWKDLEKQFSQLRMIDIKNGKMKESDALIINNWYPAGHFYFYLSRPLQMRMIAVGRLNDIHKFAWMNLAIPEIKPKENVYFIVASNMFQDPSLLFSDLFEEVKLHKTLEQKRSNKLVRKWYIYHLYNAKSAIGNKHPLLYME, from the coding sequence ATGTCTAGTGAGTATAAGATTAAACTGCGATGGTTAATCATTATAGCTACATTGATCCGTTGCATTTTTGCATTTAATATCGAGTTGGGAAATGATGAAGTCTATTATTTTACCTACGCAGTGCAGTTGGATTGGAACCACTTTGACCATCCTCCTCTCATAGGATTATTGATTAGGTTCTTCACATTAAACTTGAATTGGGTTAATGAATTTTCAATGCGGCTAGGTGCTATTTTTCTTGCAGCCATCAATACATGGCTCATAGCAAAAATAGCTGGCTACCTATTAAACGAAAGAACAGGATTAATAGCAGCGATTTTATACACTGCCTCATTATATTCCAGCATAATCTCAGGCTTGTTTATACTCCCAGATTCTATTGCCAATACATTTTGGCTAGCAGCACTCGGAAGTATGATCGTAGTCGTGAAATCAGAGGATAGAATATTAAAAGACAATCATCTGATTTTATTGGGATTATGGGTTGGATTAGGATGTTTGAGTAAAGTACACTCTATTTTTCTATGGTTTGGATTTCTTAGTTATATATTAATATTTCAGAGAGAAATACTCAAGAATAAAGAACTTTATCTAGGATTAATCCTGACTGCAGTTTGTTTCTTACCAATTTTATTTTGGAATGAGGAGTATGATTATATAACCTGGAAATTCCACAGCCAGAGAGTTGGCATTCTGGAATCAGGAATTCGCTGGGATTTTTTTGCTCAAACAGCCTTTGGGCAAATCTTTTATAATAATCCATTCTTAATATATCTATATATAATTGTCTTTATCAGTTTGGTTAAAAATAGATTTAAAATTTTCGATGTTCCAACTAAAATAATATGGTTATTATTATTCTGCTCACTCCCCATTATTTTGGTTACTTCATCTTTGTCTTTTTTCCGACAAACTTTACCTCATTGGAGTGGTGCAGGTTTCTTTGCAATGATGTTAATCGCTGCATGCTGGATTGATAGGAAACTGGACCATGACAATATTATCCGAATCAGAAGGCTCTTAAATTTTCAACTGAGTTTTGTGTTGATAATCATGGTATTAGCATTTGCAACCATAAAATGGTATCCTGGAAATCTTTTTGTCAAAGCTAATATAAATGAGATCGGAAAAGGAGATGTCACATTGGATATGACAGGTTGGAAGGATCTTGAAAAGCAATTTTCACAGTTGCGAATGATTGATATAAAAAATGGAAAAATGAAAGAATCTGATGCACTGATTATTAATAATTGGTATCCGGCAGGGCATTTTTATTTTTATCTATCTAGACCTCTGCAAATGCGAATGATTGCTGTAGGTCGGTTAAATGACATTCATAAATTTGCATGGATGAATTTGGCAATTCCTGAAATAAAACCTAAGGAGAATGTATATTTTATAGTAGCTTCAAATATGTTTCAAGATCCATCTTTATTATTTTCAGACCTATTCGAAGAAGTTAAACTACATAAAACCTTAGAACAAAAAAGATCGAATAAATTGGTGAGAAAATGGTATATCTATCATTTGTATAATGCTAAATCTGCCATAGGTAACAAACATCCTTTATTGTATATGGAATAA
- a CDS encoding nuclear transport factor 2 family protein gives MEDQILDLETKYWHGMANHDYETVKSLTYFPCTTVSKQGVKSIDEPTFKQMFEQGEGMKMSIKGITEAVIEMFSKSFATIGYIVEIETDNNGEKTSSKCACSSAWIQENGVWKCQLHSESDLK, from the coding sequence ATGGAAGATCAAATACTAGATTTAGAGACTAAATATTGGCACGGCATGGCCAATCACGATTATGAAACAGTAAAAAGCCTTACATATTTTCCTTGTACTACAGTTAGTAAGCAGGGTGTTAAGAGTATCGATGAGCCTACTTTCAAGCAAATGTTTGAACAGGGTGAGGGTATGAAAATGTCAATTAAGGGAATAACTGAGGCGGTTATAGAGATGTTTAGCAAAAGTTTTGCTACAATAGGATATATCGTCGAGATAGAAACAGATAATAATGGGGAGAAAACTTCGAGTAAATGTGCTTGTAGTTCAGCTTGGATTCAAGAGAATGGAGTTTGGAAATGTCAATTGCATTCAGAATCTGATTTGAAATAG
- a CDS encoding SMP-30/gluconolactonase/LRE family protein — protein sequence MLKTSLKTIILAFAFSSCAQAQKDYPTMGQVEILGPAMEKIVDADAKVEKLADGMVWAEGPVWVSDGDYLLYSDTRQNIIYKWSEKDGLQHFIKPAGFEGPGVYSEEEGTNGLLINKDGFLIACDHGNRRIAKIVLKSKQKETLVDTWEGKKFNSPNDICQHPNGDYYFTDPPYGLPGREKDTTTKEIVENGVYRVNSQGVASQVISNLARPNGIALSVDAKKLYVALSDGNNPYIMVYDVKEDGSVGEGSIFYDFKKQFPEESLAADGIKVDDDGNLYAAAGDGVIVMNSDGSTIGRIRSGVHTANCAFGEDGYLYMTASDQLLRIKLR from the coding sequence ATGCTTAAGACTTCACTAAAAACTATTATCCTAGCTTTTGCTTTTTCTTCCTGTGCCCAAGCACAGAAAGATTACCCTACTATGGGACAAGTAGAAATATTAGGTCCCGCTATGGAAAAGATTGTTGATGCTGATGCTAAGGTTGAAAAATTGGCAGATGGCATGGTATGGGCTGAAGGTCCAGTATGGGTGAGTGATGGTGATTATTTATTGTATTCTGATACTAGACAAAATATTATTTATAAATGGTCAGAGAAAGACGGTCTTCAGCATTTTATAAAACCTGCAGGATTTGAAGGGCCAGGCGTGTATAGTGAAGAGGAGGGTACGAATGGGTTGTTGATCAATAAGGATGGTTTTCTCATTGCTTGTGACCATGGCAATAGAAGGATTGCGAAAATTGTTTTAAAATCTAAACAAAAGGAAACATTAGTAGATACTTGGGAGGGCAAAAAGTTCAATTCTCCTAATGACATCTGTCAACATCCTAATGGTGATTATTATTTCACCGATCCGCCTTATGGTTTACCTGGAAGAGAAAAGGATACTACTACGAAGGAAATTGTTGAAAACGGTGTTTATCGAGTAAATAGTCAAGGTGTGGCCAGTCAAGTAATATCTAATTTAGCAAGACCAAACGGTATTGCGCTTTCTGTCGATGCAAAGAAATTGTATGTTGCCCTAAGTGATGGTAACAATCCATATATTATGGTTTATGATGTTAAAGAAGATGGTTCGGTTGGTGAAGGCAGTATTTTTTATGACTTTAAAAAGCAGTTTCCAGAAGAATCCTTAGCTGCAGACGGAATTAAGGTGGATGATGATGGTAATTTATATGCTGCTGCAGGAGATGGAGTTATTGTTATGAATTCTGATGGGAGTACCATTGGAAGAATTAGATCAGGAGTCCATACAGCGAATTGTGCCTTTGGTGAAGATGGTTACTTATATATGACTGCCTCAGATCAATTGCTTAGAATTAAGCTGAGGTAA
- a CDS encoding glycoside hydrolase family 32 protein, translating into MDSKEKWNSQDTRDPKVIWYEPSKHWVMVLNERDGHSIYTSTNLKDWNYESHVSGFWECPELFELSVDGDPTNKKWVMYGATGTYMIGSFDGKVFTPENGKYFYNSGHLYAAQTYSNIPDSDGRRIQIGWGRIPQGDMPFNGMMMLPTVLSLKTTKDGPRLFSEPIKETEKLFTKVDSWKNLSSGKANDLLKKYNSHDKLRIKTRIKLSHATDAGFNLYGQRMISYDMNSNMLNGMFFSPEDPTSMELTADIYIDRTSIEVFFNHGVYTSYLGRTPDPNNKEGLHFWGNNIEILDLEVYEVKSIWE; encoded by the coding sequence ATCGATTCTAAGGAAAAATGGAATAGCCAAGATACTCGTGATCCCAAGGTGATATGGTATGAGCCTTCGAAGCATTGGGTCATGGTATTAAATGAGCGAGATGGACACTCGATCTATACCTCCACAAATCTAAAGGATTGGAATTATGAAAGTCATGTTTCTGGTTTTTGGGAATGCCCTGAACTTTTTGAACTGTCGGTGGATGGTGATCCTACCAATAAGAAATGGGTGATGTATGGTGCAACGGGCACTTATATGATTGGTTCATTTGATGGAAAGGTGTTTACTCCAGAAAATGGCAAATATTTCTATAATTCAGGTCATTTGTATGCTGCTCAGACCTATAGTAATATTCCTGATTCCGATGGCAGAAGAATTCAAATAGGTTGGGGAAGAATTCCTCAAGGTGATATGCCGTTCAATGGGATGATGATGCTACCTACAGTTCTCAGTCTTAAGACTACAAAGGATGGCCCTCGTTTATTTAGTGAGCCAATTAAAGAAACTGAAAAGCTATTCACAAAAGTTGATTCATGGAAAAATCTGAGTTCTGGAAAAGCGAATGACTTATTGAAAAAATATAATTCCCATGATAAACTTAGGATTAAAACCAGAATAAAATTATCTCATGCAACTGATGCCGGTTTCAATCTGTATGGTCAGAGAATGATAAGTTATGATATGAATTCCAATATGTTGAATGGGATGTTTTTTTCTCCCGAAGATCCAACAAGTATGGAACTTACTGCAGATATTTATATTGACAGAACTTCTATTGAAGTCTTTTTTAATCATGGAGTTTATACGAGTTATTTAGGCAGAACTCCAGATCCTAATAATAAAGAGGGTTTGCATTTTTGGGGTAATAATATCGAAATTCTGGACTTAGAAGTTTATGAAGTGAAATCTATTTGGGAGTAA
- a CDS encoding exo-beta-N-acetylmuramidase NamZ domain-containing protein: MKEYPLNHGRGTDFPFTRIGGPMLKGKYKFSYTPRSIPGMSENPLYKGQACYGIDLINYDLEKLVQSKQINLSWMKELYAAYHDKKKFFDRSLHEQIGNIDFLAGTPEFKQQIQEGWSEDKIRASWKPGLEKYKRMREKYLIYPD, translated from the coding sequence TTGAAGGAGTATCCCTTGAATCATGGAAGAGGTACTGATTTTCCTTTTACCAGAATAGGAGGTCCAATGTTGAAGGGAAAATACAAATTCTCTTACACGCCGAGATCTATACCGGGTATGAGTGAAAATCCTTTATACAAGGGTCAAGCTTGTTATGGAATTGATTTGATCAATTATGATTTGGAAAAGTTAGTACAATCCAAGCAAATCAATTTATCATGGATGAAAGAACTTTATGCAGCTTATCATGATAAAAAGAAATTCTTTGACAGAAGTCTTCATGAGCAAATTGGTAACATAGATTTTCTTGCTGGTACTCCAGAGTTCAAACAGCAAATCCAAGAGGGGTGGTCTGAAGATAAAATTCGTGCATCATGGAAGCCGGGTCTTGAAAAATATAAAAGAATGCGCGAGAAATACTTGATTTATCCAGATTAA
- a CDS encoding exo-beta-N-acetylmuramidase NamZ domain-containing protein: MVNGEGWMEDNLKCKISIVKNANYSHDLLYKLPVNPSPNLNTPESILLYPSTCFFEGVSLESWKRY; this comes from the coding sequence ATGGTCAACGGTGAAGGCTGGATGGAGGATAATTTGAAATGTAAAATTTCAATCGTTAAAAATGCCAATTATTCGCATGATCTATTGTATAAATTGCCTGTAAATCCGTCACCCAACTTGAATACTCCAGAGAGTATATTATTGTATCCTTCTACATGTTTTTTTGAAGGAGTATCCCTTGAATCATGGAAGAGGTACTGA
- a CDS encoding DUF1343 domain-containing protein encodes MVKKKKPTQEDLKDIDIMIFDIQDVGCRFYTNINTLRDVMESCARYGKELLILDRPNPNAYFIDGPILDMNYKSGIGQFPIPAVHGLNSG; translated from the coding sequence ATGGTAAAGAAAAAGAAACCTACTCAAGAAGATCTAAAAGACATTGATATAATGATCTTTGATATTCAAGATGTTGGATGTAGATTTTACACCAATATTAATACACTCAGAGATGTGATGGAGTCATGTGCGAGATATGGGAAGGAGCTTTTGATTTTAGATAGGCCTAATCCAAACGCATATTTTATTGATGGCCCTATTTTAGACATGAACTATAAGTCGGGTATTGGTCAATTTCCGATACCTGCTGTGCACGGATTAAACAGTGGCTGA
- a CDS encoding DUF1343 domain-containing protein encodes MKTLLLFTLLFFFFIPSPHAQIKYSNDIIKTGAEQTEKYIDRLKGKKVGLVANQTSIIRDTHLLDSLLNRGINVVKVFGPEHGFRGNASNGTEVGDEKDAKTGVEIVSLYGKEKETYSRRSKRH; translated from the coding sequence ATGAAAACGTTACTTCTCTTTACCCTTTTATTTTTTTTCTTCATTCCAAGCCCTCATGCACAAATCAAATATTCTAATGATATTATCAAGACTGGAGCCGAGCAAACAGAGAAATATATTGACAGACTGAAAGGGAAGAAAGTAGGTTTAGTTGCAAATCAAACTAGTATTATTAGAGATACTCATTTGCTTGATAGTTTACTGAATAGAGGGATCAATGTGGTTAAGGTATTTGGCCCAGAGCACGGATTTCGAGGAAATGCTAGTAACGGTACGGAGGTTGGCGATGAAAAAGACGCTAAAACAGGTGTTGAAATAGTTTCATTGTATGGTAAAGAAAAAGAAACCTACTCAAGAAGATCTAAAAGACATTGA
- a CDS encoding IS4 family transposase has product MADVKIALKIVSDLKNFISICLTDPLLLNLFRNSKTHFTRDRKLNFERLVLLIAKMCKRTLSVELEGFFGELGKKISCSVSAFSQQRSKLSPLFFLVWNRVLCESFLRHAPGDTRRWMGYRLIAVDGSNLALVNTPSLQAHFGGQSNQNSSFVQAKTFYHYDVLNDLVTHSCIAPYRTSELTLASHWIEELPVDSIAIYDRYYSTFKMFALHSWQESERKFVIRAKDSLKFVKKFLKTGKVSQVIELAPTQASISGLRQSGFATDSSTRIRIRLVRVELQSTTEVIATNLWQEEGFENDMFGDLYFRRWGVETNISKLKNTMQMESFSGLTVESVEQDFYATVMMSNLHSILIRDAQVRLDRDTSTKKYPQKVNGNKSFGKLKENLIAIFFKNREREILRELTAYFLKDTLPIRKGRSFPRQLKTSNKKCKHRTYTNYKPA; this is encoded by the coding sequence ATGGCCGATGTAAAAATAGCACTTAAAATCGTTTCAGACCTAAAAAATTTTATTTCTATCTGTTTAACAGATCCTCTGCTGCTCAATCTTTTCAGGAATTCCAAAACCCATTTCACCCGGGACCGGAAGCTCAATTTCGAGAGATTGGTCCTGCTGATCGCCAAGATGTGCAAGCGGACCCTCTCTGTCGAACTGGAAGGTTTCTTTGGTGAGCTGGGCAAGAAGATCAGTTGCTCGGTGAGTGCCTTTTCCCAGCAGAGGAGCAAGCTGAGCCCCCTTTTCTTCCTGGTCTGGAACCGGGTGCTCTGCGAGAGCTTCCTGCGCCATGCACCGGGGGATACCAGGAGATGGATGGGCTACCGCCTGATCGCAGTTGACGGCTCCAACCTTGCCCTGGTGAACACACCTTCCCTGCAGGCCCACTTTGGCGGCCAGAGCAACCAGAACTCGAGCTTCGTGCAGGCAAAGACCTTCTATCACTACGATGTGCTGAACGACCTGGTGACCCATTCCTGCATAGCCCCATACCGGACCAGCGAGCTGACCCTGGCCTCCCATTGGATCGAGGAACTGCCCGTGGACTCCATTGCCATCTATGACAGGTACTATTCAACGTTCAAGATGTTCGCGCTCCATAGCTGGCAGGAGAGCGAGCGCAAGTTCGTGATCAGGGCGAAGGATTCGCTGAAGTTCGTCAAGAAGTTCCTGAAGACGGGAAAGGTTTCCCAGGTCATCGAGCTTGCCCCAACCCAGGCCTCCATCAGTGGCCTGCGCCAGAGCGGGTTCGCCACGGACAGCTCAACAAGGATTCGCATACGCTTGGTCAGGGTAGAACTGCAGTCGACCACGGAGGTGATCGCGACCAACCTATGGCAGGAAGAGGGGTTTGAAAACGATATGTTCGGGGACCTGTACTTCAGGCGCTGGGGAGTGGAGACGAACATCTCCAAACTGAAGAATACCATGCAGATGGAATCCTTCAGCGGGCTGACGGTGGAATCCGTCGAGCAGGATTTCTATGCAACGGTGATGATGTCAAACCTGCATTCGATACTGATCAGGGATGCCCAGGTCCGGCTCGACCGCGATACATCCACGAAAAAGTACCCACAAAAGGTCAACGGGAACAAATCCTTCGGAAAATTAAAGGAAAACCTGATAGCCATCTTTTTCAAAAACAGGGAAAGGGAAATCCTCAGGGAGCTCACGGCCTACTTCCTCAAGGACACATTGCCCATCCGAAAGGGAAGATCGTTCCCAAGGCAGCTTAAGACCTCGAATAAAAAGTGCAAGCACAGGACCTACACAAACTACAAACCGGCATGA